In a genomic window of Helianthus annuus cultivar XRQ/B chromosome 10, HanXRQr2.0-SUNRISE, whole genome shotgun sequence:
- the LOC110881412 gene encoding pre-mRNA-splicing factor ATP-dependent RNA helicase DEAH10-like — protein MNCLDATLVTIFQIHMEEGPGDILVFLSGQEEFESIEGLVHENLKKLPEANQKLLIYPLFSSLPSEKQMKVFTPAPVGFRKVIPATNIVETSVRIPRVKYVIHPGLVKVCNYSPDSGIESLIVVKTSKAQALQRRMIPYMLLPGKMGRY, from the exons ATGAACTGTTTGGATGCAACTTTAGTTACCATATTTCAG ATACATATGGAGGAAGGGCCTGGTGATATACTTGTTTTTTTATCTGGTCAAGAAGAGTTTGAATCCATTGAGGGTCTTGTGCATGAAAATCTCAAGAAATTACCTGAAGCCAATCAGAAACTCTTAATTTATCCATTGTTCTCTTCTCTTCCATCGGAGAAGCAAATGAAAGTTTTCACACCTGCTCCAGTTGGGTTCAGAAAG GTTATACCGGCAACAAACATTGTTGAAACATCAGTAAGAATACCACGAGTCAAGTATGTTATTCATCCTGGATTGGTAAAAGTGTGCAATTACTCTCCTGACAGTGGGATCGAATCTTTGATTGTTGTTAAAACTTCGAAAGCTCAAGCTCTTCAAAGAAG gATGATCCCCTATATGTTGCTGCCAGGCAAGATGGGAAGATATTAG